Proteins found in one Neomonachus schauinslandi chromosome 1, ASM220157v2, whole genome shotgun sequence genomic segment:
- the LOC110577600 gene encoding LOW QUALITY PROTEIN: putative serine protease 42 (The sequence of the model RefSeq protein was modified relative to this genomic sequence to represent the inferred CDS: deleted 1 base in 1 codon) → MFRTQARRARSRRFRRARPCADRSTCHRERRGAGGPMASAPRGSLGLLLWLLLLQPPLDAAQGGSARPAPSPAPTSPSSSSGGGRSSSHAVLTPGCGQVVAKILGGKEAEEGKWPWQVSVRINEKHVCGGSLITRQWVLTAGHCILSRFHYSVKMGDRGSVYKEITSVVIPVRNIIIHPQLSVVGTVQKDLALLQLLYPVNFTVTIQPVCIPQKTFRVEAGTTCWVTGWGRKEEYGETVTVLHEVDQDIMHNEMCNMMIQKAITTKKSVVLEGMLCGYKEAGKDSCQEDSGGPLVCELNETRVQVGIVSWGIGCGHRNYPGVYTEVSFYKDWVIDHLSQACSWDSAGYFPLLCLLLPLSILVAL, encoded by the exons ATGTTCCGCACTCAGGCCCGCCGCGCTAGGAGCCGCCGTTTCCGCCGCGCGCGCCCCTGCGCGGACCGGTCCACCTGCCACCGTGAGAGGCGCGGCGCGGGCGGGCCCATGGCGTCCGCACCCCGCggctccctgggcctcctgctctggctcctgctcctccagccccCGCTGGATGCGGCGCAGGGCGGGTCCGCGAGGCCCGCACCCTCCCCGGCGCCCACCTCCCCGTCGTCGTCGTCGGGGGGCGGCC GTTCTTCCTCCCACGCTGTTCTCACCCCAGGGTGTGGCCAAGTAGTTGCGAAAATCTTGGGAGGAAAGGAGGCCGAAGAGGGGAAGTGGCCTTGGCAGGTGAGCGTGAGGATCAACGAGAAACACGTGTGCGGAGGCTCCCTCATCACACGGCAGTGGGTGCTGACTGCAGGCCACTGTATTTTAAG CCGATTCCACTACAGTGTCAAGATGGGAGATCGG GGGAGTGTCTATAAAGAAATCACCAGTGTTGTGATCCCCGTCCGAAACATCATCATCCACCCTCAGCTCTCAGTAGTCGGAACCGTTCAAAAGGACCTTgcccttctccagctcctctacCCTGTAAACTTCACCGTGACCATCCAGCCTGTATGCATCCCTCAGAAGACTTTCCGGGTGGAGGCTGGGACCACGTGCTGGGTGACCGGATGGGGCAGAAAAGAAGAATATGGTGAGACTGTGA CTGTTCTCCATGAGGTCGACCAAGACATCATGCACAATGAAATGTGTAATATGATGATTCAGAAAGCCATAACAACAAAGAAGAGTGTAGTACTGGAAGGGATGCTCTGTGGCTATAAAGAAGCTGGGAAGGATTCTTGTCAG gaAGACTCTGGGGGGCCCCTGGTCTGTGAACTTAATGAAACACGGGTCCAGGTGGGGATCGTGAGCTGGGGCATTGGCTGCGGTCACAGAAATTATCCTGGAGTTTATACAGAAGTTAGTTTCTACAAGGACTGGGTCATTGATCACTTGAGTCAGGCTTGCTCTTGGGACTCAGCAGGCTACTTCCCCCTTCTGTGTCTGCTGCTGCCCCTGAGCATCCTGGTGGCCCTGTGA